A genomic window from Microbacterium sp. ET2 includes:
- a CDS encoding carbohydrate ABC transporter permease, producing MTATMQDDQSTRAVTVPPKNRRASTRVKGRRPLISYGHWWWALPAVIFVIGVHYVATLTGGFFAFTNWTGLGDWEFIGVDNFVRIFSDPLLLGSVWNTLFLAIGSVVLTNVLGLLYALAINRMLKTRYILRTLLFMPVVLSPLAVSYVWKFIFQFDGPLNDFLGLIGLQSWQKVWLADPTYSIWAILIVIVWQQTGFTMVIYLAGLASVPVEVEEAAALDGANLWQRFRHVVAPAIRPSIAIATTLGIIQGLRVFDQILALTGGGPAGVTETLATQVYKQAFSLGQFGFGSALALVLTVIILVFAIFQQWLTRDRSVGKA from the coding sequence ATGACAGCGACGATGCAGGACGATCAGAGCACCCGGGCGGTGACCGTGCCGCCGAAGAACCGTCGGGCGAGCACCCGCGTGAAGGGGCGCCGGCCGCTCATCAGCTACGGCCACTGGTGGTGGGCGCTGCCCGCCGTGATCTTCGTCATCGGGGTGCACTACGTCGCAACCCTGACGGGCGGGTTCTTCGCCTTCACCAACTGGACGGGCCTCGGCGACTGGGAATTCATCGGCGTCGACAACTTCGTCCGCATCTTCAGCGACCCGCTTCTGCTCGGCTCGGTCTGGAACACCCTGTTCCTCGCGATCGGCTCCGTGGTGCTGACAAACGTTCTGGGCCTCCTCTACGCCCTCGCCATCAACCGCATGCTGAAGACCCGCTACATCCTGCGGACGCTGTTGTTCATGCCGGTGGTGCTGAGCCCCCTGGCGGTGTCGTACGTGTGGAAGTTCATCTTCCAGTTCGATGGGCCGCTCAACGACTTCCTCGGCCTCATCGGCCTGCAGTCGTGGCAGAAGGTGTGGCTGGCCGACCCCACCTACTCGATCTGGGCGATCCTCATCGTCATCGTCTGGCAGCAGACCGGCTTCACCATGGTGATCTACCTCGCGGGACTGGCGTCGGTGCCCGTCGAAGTCGAAGAGGCCGCGGCGCTCGACGGCGCGAACCTCTGGCAGCGCTTCCGGCATGTCGTCGCTCCTGCCATCCGTCCCTCGATCGCCATCGCGACGACCCTCGGCATCATCCAGGGGCTGCGGGTGTTCGACCAGATCCTCGCCCTCACGGGCGGTGGACCCGCCGGAGTCACCGAGACCCTCGCCACCCAGGTCTACAAGCAGGCGTTCTCACTCGGTCAGTTCGGCTTCGGTTCGGCGCTCGCGCTCGTGCTGACGGTCATCATCCTCGTCTTCGCCATCTTCCAGCAGTGGCTCACCCGCGACCGCTCGGTCGGAAAGGCCTGA
- a CDS encoding LysR family transcriptional regulator has protein sequence MTDQMPLSRLDLNLLVSLDALLTERSVTRAAERLHLSQPALSASLARLRTHFGDPILARRGNTYELTPFAVRLSEHTTSALEAARRVFESQATWSPEESTREFSIYGSDYGFVTVGSVVSRLAAERAPGVRFRFMLHNPTIVDDAATRLRSVDGMIIPHGPISDHPFVDLWHDDWTALVATDNDEVGSELTRDQLAELPWVMTYQTRSAFTSAGRQVQQLGIEPRIEAIVESFLAMSHFIAGTRRIGVIQKAIAHLATRAGGVRAVGLPFEPTPLTNALWWHPVHGRDPEHAWMRDLFVEAGRIVDSGAHVASMPEAAVAV, from the coding sequence GTGACCGACCAGATGCCGCTCTCCCGCCTCGACCTGAACCTGCTGGTCTCCCTGGACGCTCTCCTCACCGAGCGGAGCGTCACCCGGGCCGCGGAGCGGCTGCACCTCAGCCAGCCCGCCCTCAGCGCCTCGCTCGCACGCTTGCGCACCCACTTCGGCGACCCGATCCTCGCCCGCCGCGGCAACACCTACGAACTGACGCCCTTCGCCGTACGCCTCAGCGAGCACACGACCTCGGCCCTCGAAGCCGCCCGTCGCGTCTTCGAGTCGCAGGCGACCTGGTCACCCGAGGAGTCCACGCGTGAGTTCTCCATCTACGGCTCCGACTACGGCTTCGTCACCGTCGGCAGTGTCGTGTCGCGCCTCGCCGCCGAGCGAGCGCCGGGCGTGCGCTTCCGTTTCATGCTCCACAACCCCACGATCGTCGACGACGCGGCGACCCGGCTGCGGTCGGTGGACGGCATGATCATCCCCCACGGGCCGATCTCTGATCATCCGTTCGTCGACCTCTGGCATGACGACTGGACCGCCCTCGTCGCCACCGATAACGACGAGGTCGGCAGCGAACTCACCCGTGACCAGCTCGCCGAGCTCCCCTGGGTGATGACGTATCAGACCCGCTCGGCGTTCACCTCGGCGGGGAGGCAGGTGCAGCAGCTCGGGATCGAGCCGCGCATCGAGGCAATCGTGGAGAGCTTCCTCGCGATGAGCCACTTCATCGCCGGAACGCGCCGCATCGGCGTCATCCAGAAGGCGATCGCCCACCTCGCCACCCGGGCCGGCGGGGTGCGCGCGGTCGGGCTGCCGTTCGAGCCGACACCGCTCACGAACGCCCTGTGGTGGCATCCGGTGCACGGGCGCGACCCCGAGCACGCCTGGATGCGCGACCTCTTCGTCGAGGCCGGACGCATCGTCGACTCCGGCGCCCACGTCGCCTCGATGCCCGAGGCGGCCGTCGCGGTATAG
- a CDS encoding DUF5597 domain-containing protein translates to MSTSGNHSRWAFDDDMRLRQGNELRLLLGGQVHNSSSSSAATIRRSFAHTRRLGANAVLAPVSWALTEPQEGVFDFDLVDTMIEEARRLSLRLVPLWFGAFKNAASTYAPRWVRADLERFPRAVVQAKVRGNAFHYSGVTPTPVLSVFSENLRAADAAAFEAFLAHVAKVDATDVVAMVQVENESGILRDSRDRSALAEEAWAGQVPSELIVLARAGRADSLLRELWTAHGERESGTWAEVFGEGSGADEVFMAWSIGSYVQHVAERGRVHRRVPMYTNAWLGPQPGQDEPGRWPSGGPASRVVDVWRTAAPSLSFVAPDIYVDDADSAMRVYTSHNQPFFVPESRLRAGELVRAIGSYRAIGWSAFGIDGANPDGQVAAVLTFLSALESDIAEAQRARRIGAVVVERGSSPAETRVGDLTVSARGLNDIVRTFLLDVGVQLPDAALPVPDETLPQEPVPTPGEQRPFALVFAVADDELVVVGQGVKLDFATSDGDVEIDSVTELLVEKGELVPGRVLNGDERLQVVPVDRVGAAKITLLRLSQNQWVRAVRPSVTEWRAGGGRGSGS, encoded by the coding sequence GTGAGCACGTCAGGCAATCACTCACGTTGGGCGTTCGACGACGACATGCGTCTGCGACAGGGGAACGAGCTTCGTCTCCTTCTCGGCGGGCAGGTACACAACTCGTCCAGTTCCTCGGCGGCGACAATCCGCCGGTCATTCGCGCACACCCGACGCCTGGGCGCCAATGCGGTGCTCGCCCCGGTCAGCTGGGCGCTGACAGAGCCGCAGGAGGGCGTCTTCGATTTCGACCTCGTGGACACGATGATCGAGGAGGCGCGCCGGCTGAGTCTGCGCCTCGTGCCACTGTGGTTCGGTGCGTTCAAGAACGCTGCCTCAACGTACGCGCCGCGGTGGGTTCGCGCAGACCTCGAGAGGTTTCCGCGAGCCGTGGTGCAAGCCAAGGTCCGCGGCAACGCGTTCCACTACTCCGGAGTGACGCCCACACCCGTGCTTTCGGTGTTCAGCGAGAACCTCCGCGCGGCCGATGCTGCGGCGTTCGAGGCGTTCCTGGCACACGTGGCGAAGGTTGACGCGACCGACGTCGTCGCCATGGTCCAGGTCGAGAACGAGTCGGGCATCCTCCGCGACAGCCGAGATCGAAGCGCACTCGCCGAGGAGGCTTGGGCCGGCCAGGTCCCGTCCGAACTGATCGTGCTCGCACGCGCTGGTCGCGCCGACTCGTTGCTGCGCGAGCTCTGGACAGCGCACGGGGAACGGGAGAGCGGAACCTGGGCCGAAGTGTTCGGTGAGGGGTCCGGAGCCGACGAGGTCTTCATGGCGTGGTCCATAGGCTCATACGTGCAGCACGTCGCCGAACGTGGACGTGTGCACAGGCGTGTCCCGATGTACACCAACGCGTGGCTCGGGCCGCAGCCGGGGCAGGACGAGCCGGGACGGTGGCCGAGTGGCGGCCCCGCCAGCCGGGTCGTGGATGTATGGCGCACTGCGGCTCCCTCGCTGTCGTTCGTCGCCCCCGACATCTACGTCGACGACGCTGATTCGGCGATGCGGGTCTACACCTCCCACAACCAGCCGTTCTTCGTCCCGGAAAGCCGGTTGCGCGCAGGCGAGCTCGTCCGTGCGATCGGCAGCTACCGCGCCATCGGCTGGTCGGCGTTCGGCATCGATGGCGCGAACCCCGATGGCCAGGTCGCGGCCGTGCTCACGTTTCTCAGCGCCCTCGAGTCGGACATCGCCGAGGCTCAGCGCGCCCGTCGCATCGGAGCCGTCGTCGTCGAGCGCGGCTCTTCACCTGCCGAGACTCGGGTCGGCGATCTCACGGTCTCGGCCCGCGGCCTCAACGACATCGTGCGCACTTTCCTCCTCGACGTCGGTGTGCAGCTGCCCGACGCAGCACTCCCCGTTCCTGACGAGACGCTCCCGCAAGAGCCCGTCCCGACGCCCGGTGAGCAGCGACCGTTCGCCCTGGTCTTCGCAGTAGCCGACGACGAGCTGGTCGTCGTGGGACAGGGGGTCAAACTGGACTTCGCCACTTCCGACGGCGATGTCGAAATCGACTCCGTCACGGAACTGCTCGTCGAAAAAGGAGAGCTCGTGCCGGGCAGGGTCCTCAATGGCGATGAACGCCTGCAGGTCGTGCCGGTGGACCGCGTCGGCGCTGCGAAAATCACTCTGCTCAGGCTTTCTCAGAATCAATGGGTCCGGGCGGTTCGCCCGAGCGTCACCGAGTGGCGTGCAGGAGGGGGACGTGGATCAGGAAGCTGA
- a CDS encoding glycosyl hydrolase gives MIEPAPDTVARLRRVFLDPPADARPHVWWHWMDGNIDIPGLLADLEWMREVGVGGVQIFDGGMGLPSVVAAPVRPGTPAWDEAMTAATARARELGLEVAVATSSGWSASGGPWVEPVNAMKKVVWSQAIVEGGTPVRVPLPPLPDAVGAYQDCGSDDPERRFTAPWRVLAVPEDVDRLPLRAETVDTSAGAVGSPEVLTDGSFVAGVALARDPDRPSEAWIVQRFDEPVTVRSVVVGLPGPRGFGAAPPAGAVLEAERVDGVWASISELIDTRAPVRSASFAPVTSRVFRLRLHGEPAAAALPPTADGLATPPVLRPAHTFEVSEFALFSASRVHMSEAKAGFGVASDYYALDSPDAAAGVIDPAEVVDLTGHVSDGILHWAPPPGRWRVLRLGASTTGAVNGPALPDATGLEVDKLDGRRVRSYLETHLARFAGAAAEAVSALLSDSIEAGLQNWTDAIAEEFAARRGYDPTPWLPCLLGWVVGDAGRADAFLYDYRRTLAELLAEHYYGTLAAVAHERGWTLYAEALEDRRPQLGDDLAMRAAADVPMGAMWTFAPEDGPRPTYVADLRGAASVAHVYGASRTGSEAFTAFEDPWTATPGSLKHVADLQLTLGVTRFCIHSSPHQPTTVPPPGMALAPFLGQTFSRNETWARMARPWTDYLARCSALLAEGEPVVDVAVFVGEEAPVTGLFGEASDETVPPGYGFDYVGADALANVLRVEGGRVMARGASYAALFLGGTSHRMTLTALAHIERLLAAGATVVGRPPAASPSLADDVETFTRVRDRIWGSDHGGRLVATSDLHGALRGLGIAPPVTVADPSVRTLSRRIDGQLLTFVANPSAAPITTTVSIGDAERIARWDAATTMVTALESAPDDDPTTFELTLGPFGSAFLLSGADAPLVSEVDERSVPLEGPWRMTLPGLAPREFTTGPEPWTQHPEAVGFSGVGTYETRFTLSAADLQGRVSVEFEAVHDIAEILVGGESAGVVWTAPWRLDITGLVGEGQNDVTVRVATGWRNRLIAEAKAPTGEVYEPMTTVFTVDATPRPAGIAGPVSLVLGPDRRISRTMAIHKH, from the coding sequence GTGATCGAGCCCGCCCCAGACACCGTCGCCCGCCTCCGCCGGGTGTTCCTCGACCCGCCCGCCGATGCGCGACCCCACGTGTGGTGGCACTGGATGGACGGCAACATCGACATTCCCGGTCTTCTCGCCGACCTCGAGTGGATGCGCGAGGTCGGCGTCGGCGGCGTGCAGATCTTCGACGGCGGCATGGGGCTTCCGTCGGTGGTCGCAGCGCCGGTGCGACCGGGAACACCGGCATGGGACGAAGCGATGACCGCAGCGACAGCACGGGCGCGGGAGCTCGGACTCGAGGTGGCGGTGGCCACCTCCTCAGGGTGGAGTGCCTCGGGCGGGCCCTGGGTGGAGCCCGTCAACGCGATGAAGAAGGTCGTGTGGTCGCAGGCGATCGTCGAGGGTGGCACACCGGTGCGCGTCCCTCTCCCCCCGCTACCCGACGCCGTGGGCGCGTACCAGGATTGCGGATCGGATGACCCGGAGCGGCGGTTCACGGCTCCGTGGCGGGTTCTCGCCGTACCCGAGGATGTCGATCGCCTGCCGCTGCGTGCCGAGACGGTCGACACGTCTGCAGGCGCCGTCGGGTCGCCGGAGGTCCTCACCGACGGCTCCTTCGTCGCCGGCGTCGCACTGGCCCGTGATCCCGATCGGCCGTCTGAGGCCTGGATCGTGCAGAGGTTCGACGAGCCGGTCACCGTGCGCTCGGTAGTCGTGGGACTGCCCGGTCCCCGCGGCTTCGGCGCCGCGCCGCCGGCGGGCGCGGTGCTCGAGGCGGAGCGGGTCGACGGCGTGTGGGCCTCGATCTCCGAGCTCATCGACACCCGCGCGCCGGTGCGATCGGCCTCCTTCGCGCCCGTGACCTCCCGCGTGTTCCGGCTTCGGCTGCACGGCGAGCCTGCCGCAGCGGCGCTGCCTCCGACGGCCGACGGCCTCGCCACACCACCCGTGCTCCGCCCCGCCCACACCTTCGAGGTCAGCGAGTTCGCCCTGTTCAGCGCGTCCCGTGTGCACATGAGCGAAGCGAAGGCCGGCTTCGGCGTCGCATCCGACTACTACGCGCTCGACTCCCCCGACGCGGCGGCCGGAGTGATCGATCCGGCGGAGGTGGTCGACCTCACCGGACACGTCTCAGACGGCATCCTGCACTGGGCTCCCCCGCCGGGACGCTGGCGCGTCCTGCGACTCGGAGCCTCGACCACGGGCGCGGTCAACGGCCCGGCACTTCCCGATGCGACGGGTCTCGAGGTCGACAAGCTCGACGGCCGCCGGGTGCGCAGCTATCTCGAGACCCACCTGGCGCGCTTCGCCGGGGCGGCGGCAGAGGCCGTCTCGGCGCTCCTCAGCGACAGCATCGAGGCGGGGCTGCAGAACTGGACCGATGCCATCGCCGAAGAGTTCGCCGCGCGGCGCGGCTACGATCCGACGCCGTGGCTACCGTGCCTCCTCGGATGGGTGGTGGGCGACGCGGGCCGCGCCGACGCGTTCCTGTACGACTATCGACGCACGCTCGCCGAGCTTCTCGCCGAGCACTACTACGGCACCCTCGCCGCGGTCGCGCACGAGCGGGGCTGGACCCTCTACGCCGAAGCGCTGGAAGATCGTCGCCCGCAGCTCGGCGACGACCTGGCGATGCGGGCAGCGGCCGACGTGCCGATGGGCGCGATGTGGACCTTCGCGCCGGAGGACGGGCCCAGACCGACGTACGTCGCCGACCTGCGCGGCGCTGCGTCGGTGGCGCATGTGTACGGAGCCTCCCGCACCGGATCAGAGGCGTTCACCGCCTTCGAAGACCCGTGGACGGCGACACCCGGCAGCCTCAAGCACGTCGCCGATCTGCAGCTCACCCTCGGTGTGACCCGGTTCTGCATCCACTCGTCACCGCATCAGCCCACGACGGTTCCGCCTCCCGGGATGGCTCTCGCGCCCTTCCTCGGGCAGACCTTCTCTCGAAACGAGACATGGGCTCGAATGGCGAGACCGTGGACCGATTACCTCGCGCGATGCTCGGCGCTGCTCGCCGAGGGCGAGCCGGTTGTGGACGTCGCAGTGTTCGTCGGCGAGGAGGCACCGGTCACGGGCCTTTTCGGCGAGGCATCGGACGAGACCGTGCCCCCGGGGTACGGCTTCGACTACGTCGGAGCCGACGCCCTGGCGAACGTCCTCCGGGTCGAGGGCGGGCGGGTCATGGCGCGCGGCGCCTCCTATGCCGCCCTGTTCCTCGGCGGCACCTCACACCGGATGACACTCACCGCCCTCGCTCACATCGAGCGCCTCCTCGCTGCCGGCGCAACCGTGGTGGGGCGTCCACCGGCCGCTTCTCCGTCGCTCGCGGACGACGTCGAGACGTTCACCCGTGTCCGCGACCGGATCTGGGGCTCTGATCATGGGGGACGCCTCGTGGCAACATCCGATCTCCATGGCGCGCTTCGGGGGCTCGGCATCGCGCCCCCGGTCACCGTCGCCGACCCCTCCGTCCGCACCCTGTCGCGGCGGATCGACGGACAGCTGCTGACCTTCGTGGCCAATCCCTCCGCCGCCCCGATCACGACCACGGTGTCGATCGGCGACGCGGAGCGCATCGCCCGCTGGGACGCGGCCACCACGATGGTCACAGCGCTCGAGAGCGCGCCGGACGACGACCCGACGACCTTCGAGCTGACGCTCGGGCCCTTCGGTTCTGCGTTCCTGCTGTCCGGAGCAGACGCGCCCCTCGTCTCCGAGGTCGACGAGCGGTCGGTGCCCCTCGAGGGGCCATGGCGGATGACACTGCCCGGGCTCGCACCTCGAGAGTTCACCACCGGGCCCGAGCCGTGGACGCAGCACCCGGAGGCTGTCGGCTTCTCGGGGGTCGGCACCTACGAGACGCGGTTCACCCTCTCGGCCGCGGATCTGCAGGGGCGGGTGAGCGTGGAGTTCGAGGCCGTCCATGACATCGCGGAGATCCTCGTGGGCGGGGAGAGCGCCGGAGTGGTGTGGACAGCGCCCTGGCGTCTCGACATCACGGGTCTGGTCGGCGAGGGGCAGAACGACGTGACGGTCCGCGTGGCGACGGGGTGGCGCAACCGGCTCATCGCCGAGGCGAAGGCACCGACCGGGGAGGTCTATGAACCGATGACGACGGTCTTCACCGTGGACGCGACCCCTCGGCCCGCCGGGATCGCCGGGCCGGTGTCACTCGTTCTGGGCCCAGACCGGCGAATCAGCAGGACTATGGCTATACATAAGCACTAG
- a CDS encoding extracellular solute-binding protein produces the protein MSQHSDIRRLRWSLLAVGAAGALVLAGCSGGGSDNGGSDSGGDSGDETSANFSLMVAQANDQDDYWAETAAKYTEQTGVEIEVIPYPSDAYNTQVTTQLQAGNAADMMVLAPGTGQPISVVNLAEAGFLEPLNETSSGTIPAGTEAEYSFDGDVYAQPAALVPVGFIYNGAGGEEVGIDAYPETYDDLLEACTTARDGGKTFTVLAGSVPFNTGLFSMLISATRVYAETPDWNEQRAAGDVTFADSGWRDVLEDILEMNEGGCFQDGVAGGTFDSITQGIGSQASLTAAVPGSAATSISAGTGLDLTVQAFPPADGGAPYGLASANYAWAVNASADDAVKASAQEFLDWLATPEESQAFADLSGFVPITGATADNLLPIYSPIGQLLENGDYAGLPNATWPNPDVYDTLGVGVQGLLTGQKTVDQVLDEMDAAWGE, from the coding sequence ATGTCACAGCATTCCGACATCCGGCGCCTCCGTTGGTCCCTCCTGGCTGTGGGCGCCGCCGGCGCTCTCGTCCTCGCGGGCTGCTCGGGCGGCGGTTCCGACAACGGCGGGTCCGACAGCGGAGGAGACTCCGGCGACGAGACCTCTGCGAACTTCAGCCTCATGGTCGCTCAGGCCAACGACCAGGACGACTACTGGGCCGAGACCGCCGCGAAGTACACCGAGCAGACCGGCGTCGAGATCGAGGTGATCCCCTACCCCTCCGACGCGTACAACACGCAGGTGACCACCCAGCTGCAGGCCGGGAACGCCGCCGACATGATGGTGCTCGCACCCGGCACCGGGCAGCCGATCTCGGTCGTCAACCTCGCAGAGGCGGGCTTCCTCGAGCCGCTGAACGAGACCTCCAGCGGCACGATCCCCGCCGGGACCGAGGCCGAGTACTCCTTCGACGGTGATGTGTACGCCCAGCCCGCCGCGCTCGTGCCTGTCGGCTTCATCTACAACGGCGCCGGCGGCGAAGAGGTCGGTATCGACGCCTACCCCGAGACCTACGACGACCTGCTCGAGGCGTGCACCACGGCACGCGACGGCGGCAAGACCTTCACGGTGCTCGCCGGAAGCGTGCCGTTCAACACCGGCCTGTTCTCGATGCTGATCTCCGCGACCCGCGTGTACGCCGAGACCCCCGATTGGAACGAGCAGCGCGCGGCGGGCGATGTGACCTTCGCCGACAGCGGATGGCGCGACGTGCTCGAGGACATCCTGGAGATGAACGAGGGCGGCTGCTTCCAGGACGGTGTCGCCGGCGGCACCTTCGACTCCATCACGCAGGGCATCGGATCGCAGGCCTCGCTCACCGCGGCGGTTCCCGGCTCGGCGGCGACGTCGATCAGCGCCGGCACCGGCCTCGACCTGACGGTCCAGGCCTTCCCGCCCGCAGACGGCGGCGCGCCCTACGGGCTGGCCTCGGCCAACTACGCCTGGGCCGTGAACGCCTCGGCTGACGACGCCGTGAAGGCGTCCGCACAGGAGTTCCTCGACTGGCTGGCGACCCCCGAGGAGTCGCAGGCCTTCGCCGACCTGTCGGGCTTCGTCCCGATCACCGGCGCCACGGCCGACAACCTGCTGCCGATCTACTCGCCGATCGGCCAGCTGCTCGAGAACGGCGACTACGCGGGTCTTCCGAACGCCACGTGGCCGAACCCCGACGTCTACGACACGCTCGGCGTGGGTGTCCAGGGTCTGCTCACCGGACAGAAGACCGTCGACCAGGTGCTCGATGAGATGGATGCCGCATGGGGTGAGTAA
- a CDS encoding carbohydrate ABC transporter permease, which produces MFRYTKLTATREVFVWVVTLLGLLPFWILIMTSLKSDQEALTSSAVAPPTAPTFNAFVEVLTTTGRNSIPLSILNSALITAGSIFLLVLLGSVSAYVIARRTRTWTTLTYYLVLIAIILPAQLGTVPLYIGARSVGLTGSVLGMVLLWAGILLPLSVFLYASFFRGLSTEYEEAAVIDGASPTQAFFRVVLPLMAPATGTVAILTGLIIWNDFFNSLIFLGGTTTQTLPVAMYTYVGGLVSAWNKIFAVVIISMIPILAFYMFAQKRFIQGFAGGLKG; this is translated from the coding sequence ATGTTCCGCTACACCAAACTCACTGCCACGCGCGAGGTCTTCGTCTGGGTGGTGACCCTCCTCGGACTCCTTCCTTTCTGGATCCTCATCATGACGTCGCTGAAGTCCGACCAGGAGGCCCTGACCTCCAGCGCCGTCGCCCCGCCCACCGCCCCGACCTTCAACGCCTTCGTCGAGGTGCTCACCACCACGGGGCGCAACAGCATCCCCCTCAGCATCCTCAACAGCGCTCTCATCACCGCAGGGTCGATCTTCCTGCTCGTGCTGCTCGGGTCGGTGTCGGCCTACGTCATCGCGCGGCGCACCCGCACCTGGACGACCCTCACCTACTACCTCGTGCTGATCGCGATCATCCTCCCCGCGCAGCTGGGCACCGTGCCGCTGTACATCGGTGCCCGCAGCGTCGGTCTGACCGGGTCGGTGCTTGGCATGGTGCTGCTGTGGGCCGGAATCCTCCTGCCGCTGTCGGTCTTCCTCTACGCCAGCTTCTTCCGAGGTTTGTCGACCGAGTACGAAGAAGCCGCCGTCATCGACGGCGCCTCGCCCACGCAGGCGTTCTTCCGGGTCGTGCTTCCTCTCATGGCGCCGGCGACCGGGACGGTGGCGATCCTCACCGGCCTCATCATCTGGAACGACTTCTTCAACTCGCTGATCTTCCTCGGCGGCACCACGACGCAGACCCTTCCGGTGGCCATGTACACCTACGTCGGCGGCCTGGTGTCGGCGTGGAACAAGATCTTCGCCGTCGTGATCATCTCGATGATCCCGATCCTGGCCTTCTACATGTTCGCCCAGAAGCGCTTCATCCAGGGCTTCGCCGGCGGGCTCAAGGGCTGA
- a CDS encoding family 43 glycosylhydrolase, with translation MDQEADGPGAARSYTNPVLGGDRPDPAVIKVGDEYWMTYSSFEAAPGLLLYRSDDLVTWTYVTAALPEPLGSTFAVDVAEHDGRFFIYIPFIPTPWSSLTDASIFVIHADAMAGPWSEPIDLGVRGAIDPGHVVGEDGRRYLFLSGIRRVALCDDGLSTVGEIEQVYDGWRYPDDWITEAYALEGPKLFRRGEWFYLVSAVGGTAGPPTGHMVIVARSRSVHGPWENHPGNPIARTRSADERWWSRGHATILEVPGEQWYMLSHGYENGYRTLGRQILLEQVAWTEDGWPVAAADDVGGALPLPEGAAPQHPLLPPAEEIPGFRLGERWAFHAPLPGESGRLTVADDVLVLRGKGVGPGDSSPLALVTGDHAYEIEVDVELEGPVEAGLLLFFNGRLFCGMGIDGAGMRSYSGGIRTHWREPAPAGRRLSLRLRNDHHIVTGWWREQGGEWTRHGVRYETSGYHANTIGDLLSLRPAIYAAGDGSARFRDLRYRRLA, from the coding sequence GTGGATCAGGAAGCTGACGGACCGGGAGCTGCGCGGAGCTACACCAACCCAGTCCTCGGGGGAGACCGGCCCGACCCCGCGGTCATCAAGGTGGGGGACGAGTACTGGATGACGTACTCGTCGTTCGAGGCGGCTCCCGGGCTGCTCCTGTACCGCTCGGACGACCTCGTCACCTGGACGTACGTCACAGCCGCGCTCCCCGAACCTCTCGGCAGCACGTTCGCCGTCGACGTCGCCGAGCATGACGGCCGCTTCTTCATCTACATCCCCTTCATCCCGACACCGTGGTCGTCCCTCACCGACGCCTCGATCTTCGTCATCCACGCCGACGCGATGGCCGGTCCCTGGTCGGAGCCGATCGATCTCGGCGTCCGGGGAGCCATCGACCCCGGCCACGTGGTCGGCGAGGACGGCCGGCGCTACCTGTTCCTCAGCGGCATTCGCCGGGTCGCCCTGTGCGACGACGGACTGTCGACCGTGGGGGAGATCGAGCAGGTCTACGACGGCTGGCGGTACCCCGACGACTGGATCACCGAGGCCTACGCCCTCGAGGGCCCCAAGCTGTTCCGGCGCGGGGAGTGGTTCTACCTCGTCAGTGCGGTCGGCGGCACGGCTGGCCCGCCGACCGGTCATATGGTGATCGTCGCCCGATCGCGGTCGGTGCACGGTCCGTGGGAGAACCACCCGGGTAACCCGATCGCTCGCACCCGCAGCGCGGACGAGCGCTGGTGGTCGCGCGGGCACGCCACGATCCTCGAAGTCCCGGGCGAGCAGTGGTACATGCTGTCGCACGGGTACGAGAACGGCTACCGCACTCTCGGTCGGCAGATCCTGCTCGAGCAGGTTGCGTGGACGGAGGACGGATGGCCCGTGGCGGCCGCCGACGACGTCGGCGGTGCGCTTCCCCTCCCCGAGGGGGCAGCCCCGCAGCATCCGCTTCTCCCACCGGCCGAAGAGATCCCCGGCTTCCGCCTCGGGGAGCGCTGGGCCTTCCACGCCCCGTTACCGGGCGAGTCCGGGCGCCTCACCGTCGCCGACGACGTGCTGGTCCTCCGCGGCAAGGGGGTGGGGCCCGGAGACTCCTCGCCGCTCGCCCTCGTCACCGGCGACCACGCTTACGAGATCGAGGTCGACGTCGAGCTGGAGGGGCCCGTCGAGGCGGGGCTGCTGCTGTTCTTCAACGGGCGCCTCTTCTGCGGGATGGGCATCGACGGTGCGGGGATGCGCAGCTACTCCGGGGGCATCCGCACGCACTGGCGGGAGCCCGCGCCGGCCGGGCGCCGCCTGTCGCTTCGCCTGCGGAACGACCACCACATCGTCACGGGCTGGTGGCGCGAGCAGGGCGGCGAGTGGACACGGCACGGCGTCCGCTACGAGACGTCGGGCTACCACGCCAACACGATCGGCGACCTGCTGAGCCTCCGTCCGGCCATCTACGCCGCCGGTGACGGGTCGGCGCGCTTCCGCGACCTGCGCTACCGCCGCCTGGCCTGA